TCTACCAGCCCGGCCGGCGACTGACCCGCAACTGGTTCAACCCGGTCACCCGGCCGCGACTCGGCCCCGGTTTCTGGCTGCCGAACCGGGAGGGCGACTTCCTTGCCGTCAACGTGCCACCGCACAGCGGTGACACCGACCTGACCGGCTTCGACGGCGCGGCCACCGTGAAGTCCCGGCTCTACCAGAACGGGGTGCAGGTCGGCCGCGAGCAGCTGACGCAGGCGGTGCAGACCTTCGTGCCCGCCACCGACGGCGCGGCCGAGTACCGCTTCGAGCAGGAGAGCACCCTGCCGGCCGGCCCGTGGATCGCCCCCACGAGCACCCGGACGGCGTGGACCTTCCGCTCCGCGAAGCCGACGGTGGACGAGCCGGTGCTGCTGCCGCTGCTCCAGCTCGACTACCGGATCGACACCGATCTGACCGGTTCGGTGAAGGCCGGTGGCCAGCAGAAGATCGGACTCGTCGCCGTCCACGTCGACGGGGTGACCGGTGCGGGCAAGCCGGCCGGCGGCACGCTCAGTGTTTCCTACGACGACGGCGCCACCTGGCGGCCGGTGACCCTCGCGACCGACGGCACCGGTGCCTGGTCCGCGATGCTCAAGCACCCGTCGGCCGCCGGGTTCGTCTCGCTCAAGGCCACCGCCTGGGACGATGCCGGCAACAAGGTCGAGCAGGAGATCATCCGGGCGTACCGGATCCGCTGACCATCACGGCACGACCGCCCGGCATGGACCCGACCAGGGCCGTGCCGGGCGGCGCCCGTCCCGGCGGGCCGCCACGTGAGCTGCACATCGGTGGTCCTGCCGAATTCGGTGTCATGCGCGCAGGACGACTGCCGGCTCGTCGGCGAGCGTGGTCTTGCCGGCGGCGGGCGGTCCGTCGATGGCGACCCGAGTCAGGTGTACGACCGTGATGGACCCGACCGCCTCCTGCCAGGCGACCCAGAAACCGGACTTATGTGGACGAAAACTGACACGAGCGGGGGTCGCATCCCGCAGCACGACAGTGCTGATCCGTCCACCACGCGGCCCAGTGAACGGCCGAGAGTGCGGCTCGGTGACCGAGTCCGGGCGTCGAGCGGTCGTACCTTTCGATCAGCGGCACCATGCGTGCTCGCTTTCCTGTGGCGCCCTTGTCGATCAGACCGCCGGGCCCCGGTGTGGTCTGCCGGCGCACGGTCTCCATCCCTTGTCTTCCGGTCGTTCTCGCCCCGGTCGCCGGGCACCTCGCCGATCCGCGCCGCCACCCGGACCAGCACGGCAACCCTCTTCTTGACGGTCGACCGGCTTCAGTACGGTTAGGGTCCAGCGTCTGCTCCAGACTGCGCCGCGCCAGCGTCATCACGCTCTCCGACGAGCGGTCGAGTCAGTTGTTCTCGCAACGGCAGCATGGCCGACACGTCTGCCGCGCACTCCCTGCCACCAGCCAGCTGATCCGGTCACTGAGGTCCTCGCTCGCGAGATCATCGAGGCTCTCACCAGCCGCGTTCGCGGCGCCCGCGGCCGCCGCCGTCGCGCTGGAGGCCGCCTCGGGAACCGACACGAGCGCCTGCCTACAGATGTCGGTTTACGAGTCCAACGGGCCATGATGAGCCTATTGCTCCGCGACGTCGAGTTTCTCGATATGGGTGCCGGGCACGTCGGCATCAACCGACGGGGTGCCGGCTCCTGTAGCGTCCGATCGTTCGACACCTCGCGACCGCAGAGGAGTGCCGCCATGATAGGTGGGCCTTCCGCGCCGGGGCTGGTGGGACGGGGAGCGGAGCTCGCCGAGCTCGCGGACTTCCTGCGCACGGCAGCCGAATCCGGCGGCGTCGAGCTGGTCACCGGCGACCCCGGCGTGGGCAAGTCCTCGCTGCTCGAGGCCGCGGTCCGCGCTGCGGCGGCGACGACCGGGTTCCGGGTGCTGCGGGCGTCGGGCGTGGAGTTCGAGGCCGACCTCGGGTACGCCGGTCTCCACCAGCTGCTCCTGCCGGTCGCCGACGCCATCGACGAGCTCCCGGACCGCCACGGCGCGACTCTCCGCGCAGCCCTCGGCCTCGGCTCGGAAGGCACGCCCGACCTGCTCGGGCTGACCACGGCGACGGTCGCCCTGCTGGGGCACCTGTCGCGCGATCGCCCGCTCCTGATCGTCGTCGACGACCTCCAGTGGGTCGACCGCGCCAGTCTCCTCCTGCTCAGCGTGGTCGCCCGGCGGCTCAACGGTTTCGCCGTCGCCCTGCTGCTGGCCCAGCGATCGGGGCACGAGACGTTCTTCGACCGGGCGTCGATCCCCACCCTGGAGCTGTCGCCCCTCTCCGACGACGACGCGGATGCGCTGCTGCGGGTGAGCCACCCGAACCTGCTGCACCCATCGGTGCGCAAGCGGATCGTTGCCGAGGCGGGCGGCAACCCGCTCGCCCTGATCGAGCTCCCCCGCGGATTGACCGCCACGCAGGAGACGGCCGTCGACACGCTGCCGGCGACCCTGCCACACAGCGTGCGCCTGCGACGGCTCTTCGCGTCCCGGATCGCGGAGCTGCCCGAATCCTGCAGGCGGCTGCTGCTCCTGGCGGCGCTGCACCACGGGGACGACGCGGAGCTGGTCCAGATTGTGGCAGGATCCTCGGCCGACCTCGCGCCCTGCGAGGTCGCCGGTCTTGTGTCGATCCAGCCCGACCCTCGACGGGTGCGATTCAGTCATCCGCTCGTCAGGGCTGCGGTCGTCGACCAGGCCACCGATCCTGAACGTCGCGCCGCCCACCGGCGTCTGGCCGAGCTGACCCACGACCGCCACGTCCGGGCGCTGCACCTCGCCGACTCCACCCTCGGAACCGACGACCACATCGCGGGGCTGCTCGACGGCGTAGCCGACGCCGCCCTGAGCCGTGGCGCCGCAGATCGGGCCGTCGCCGTGCTCCTGCGCGCCGCGGACCTGACCTCGGGAGGACCGGCAAGGGCCCGACGACTGGCCGCCGCAGCGTACCTCGGTGCCAACGTCACCGGGAGCCTCGCCGGCGCCTCCGCGCTGCTCGCGCGGGCTCGCTCGGCCGACCCGGACGCAACCGAGACACTCCAGATGGCGACCGCTGCGGCGGCCCACCTGCTCAACACCGACGGTGGTGTGGAGACCGCGCACCGCATGCTGACCCGCGCCCTCGCCCCCTCACCCACAGAGCCCGGGAGTCGAACCACGGGACTCCACGAGTGCCCCTTCTGCCGTCAGCCTTTCGCGGACGCGGACGACCTGCGCCATCACCTCGAGGGTGTGGTGAACAACGCGGTGCACACCCTGATGGTGGTGTGTGCGTTCGGAGGCCGCGAGGACCTGTGGTCCGGCTTCACCGAGACGGTCACCAGGCTGGCGCCCTGGCTCTCCCCGGTGCTCCGCCTGGCGGCGACCACGTTCGCCGACCCGGCGAGGGCGACCCCCGGGCAGCTGGCCGAGCTCGACGGGTTGGTGGCCGCTGCCGACAAGAGCACCAACCCCGTGGAGGTGCTCGAGGTCGCGATGGCCGGGCAGTACGTCGACCGGACTCCGGCCGCCGCCCTCGACCGGGTGGTGCAGGCCGGTCGTGCCGGTGGCCCGGCGACCCTTGCGGCCCAGGCCCTCCTGATGCAGGCCACAACGGCCGTCCACGAAGGCCGGTGGGCGGATGCGGCGGCGCTCGTCGACGAGGGTCTCGCGCTCTGCGCGCAGCACGACCTGCGATTGCTGGAGTGGGGCCTGCTGATCCCGCGGATGATCTTGGACGCGGCCCGGGGTGACATCGACGACCTCGCGCGGGTGCGCGACCGGATGCACCAGTGGGCTCTGCCTCGGCAGATGCTGGCTGCCCGGACCGTGACCGCGAACGCCGATGGGTTGGCGGCGCTCAGCGTGGGCCGGTTCGTCGAGGCCTATACCGCGTACTGCACGATCGCCGAGCCCGGCCGCTTGCGACCCTATGCACACGTGCTGGTCGGGAACCCGCTGGACGTGGTGGAGGCAGCGGTGCGTAGCGGGCACCTCGACGAGGCGCGCCGGCACGCCGCGGTGATGGCGTCGACGCTCGCTCCGATCTCGCCGCGGCTGGCCTTCCAGTCGGCCGCGGCGGCGGCCCTGGCCGCGCCGGTGGAGGACTACGCCGAGGTCTTCGACCGGGTGGTCGACGACCCGGACTCGGCGCGGTGGCCGTTCCACCTGGCTCGGGTGGAGCTCGCCTATGGCGAGCGTCTGCGGGTCGACCGTGCGATGCGGCGCGCGCGACCGCATCTCGAACGCGCGTGTGAGCTCTTCCACGCGCTCGAGGCCTCGCCCTGGGTCGAGCGCGCCGAGGCGGGCCTCCGGGCGACCGGGCGCACGCGGCTCGCCGCGTCTGCCGACACTGCCACCCGACTGACCCCTCAGGAGGCTCAGGTCGCCTTCCTGGCCGCGACCGGCCTGAGCAACCGGGAGATCGGGGAGCGGCTGACGTTGTCCCCCCGCACTGTGGGGGCCCACCTGTACCGCGTGTTCCCGAAGCTCGGGGTGACCTCGCGGGCCGGCCTGCGTGATGCCCTGTCCGGGCACGAGGACACCCCTTGAGAGTGACACGGGTCCGGCCATGGTGAGGTGCACCGGCCCTCGATGCGACATCGTCAGGCGTCCGCCCTCAACGCGGCCATAACAGTGTGTCGCCGCCCGCCCGCGAACCGGCCGATCGCGCACGCCTGAGGTGTCTATCCGTCGGGAGAGGACCGGCGACCGAACACCTGCCGGGCTCGGCTGGGCGGGTCGAGGAGCAGGTCGACCACGAGCGCCGTCCATCCGGTCTGGTGGCTGGCCCCGAGTCCCGCGCCGTTGTCGCCGTGGAAGTACTCGTAGAAGAGAAGGTTGTCCTTCCAGGCAGGGTCGTCGGCGAGGAGCGGCTGACCGCCGAAGACCGGGCGCCGCCCTGACCGGTCGGGCAGCCAGATGCCGACGAGGCGGTCGGCGAGGTCGGCAGCCACCTCGCGGAGCGTGTGCTGGTGGCCGGAGCCGGTGGGGTGCTCCACGGTGAACTCGGAGCCCAGCAGCTCGTCGTAGAGCAGCAGCGAGCGCACCACGAGGTGGTTCGTCGGCATCCAGACCGGTCCTCGCCAGTTCGAGTTCCCGCCGTACATGGGGGTGGTGGACTCGGCCGGCTCGTAGTCGATGGCGGCGCCAGGCGGCCCGGGCATGACATACGGCTCGAGGTGCCTCCGGGACAGGGAGCGTAGCCCGTGCGGCGACAGGAAGGCCTGCTCGTCGAGGAGGTGGGCCAGCGTCCGGCGAGCCTGGTCCGGGGTCACCAGCGAGACCACGGCACGGTGCACGCCACCGGACTCGCGGACCGGGAAGAACTGGCCCTCGTCGCGCTCGGAGGCATTGAGGCGGCGCGCCGCGGCCTTGCGCAGCGTGGCGAGCCGCTGCACCCGGTCGAGGGGCACCCCCGCGGTGGCCAGGACGGGGATGACGCCGGCCAGGGTCTGCACCTTGATCGGCGTGCTGTTGCCGGCCGCGTCGATGAGCCGGTCGTAGAAGAAGCCGTCGTCCGCGTCGTAGAGACCGGAGCCCTTCAGCGCTTCGGAGATCATGGCGAACTGTTCGAGGAACTTCACCACCATGTCGTCGTAGACCGGGTTCTCGGCCGCGAGCAGCAGAGCCAGTATCGACATGGTCAAGGAGTAGGCGGCCATCCATGCGGTGCCGTCCGCCTGCTCGATCCGTACGCCGTCGGGGAGGTGCGACCGGTCGACGGGACTGATGTTGTCCAAGCCGAGGAAGCCACCGCCGAAGAGGTTGTTGCCGTCCGGGTCCTGGCGGTTGAGCCACCAGGTGAAGTTCAGCAGGAGCTTCTGGAAGACCCGCTCCAGGAACACCGTGTCGGTGGACCCGTCGATGACGAACACCCGCAGCGCCGCGAGCGCGTGCACGGGCGGGTTCACGTCGTCGAAGCTCCACTCGTACGCCGGCAGGGCGCCGTTGGGGTGCTGGAACCACTCGCGCAGCAGGACGGTGAGCTGGTACTTTGCGAACGCCGGGTCCAGGTGGGCCCAGGCGATCGCGTGGAAGGCGAGGTCCCACGCGGCGAACCAGGGGTATTCCCACGGGTCCGGCATCGCCAGCACGTCGAAGGCGTCGAGGTGGCGCCAGCCTGCGTTGCGGATGTGCCGGTGCGATTCCGGCGGGGGAGGGCCGGCGGGATCCCCGTCGAGCCATCGGCCGACCCGGTAGGGGTACATCTGTTTGCTCCAGACCAGACCTGCGGCCGCCTGCCGGAGCACGCGCATCCGCTCCTCGTCGAGGTCCCGTCCGAGGGCGGCGTAGAACTCGTCGGCGTCGCGGCGCCGTGCCGCGAGCACCCGGTCGGCTGCCTGGTCGTCCCAGGGCGACGCGGCCTGCGGCCGGTGGAGGCGGAGACGGACGTGCGTCGTCCCGCCGGCCGGCACCGTGATCCGGTACCAGAAGGCCGCCTTCGTGCCCTGCTGGCTCGGGTTCACAGTGTCGGCACCGCCGACGACGTGGTCGTTGATCCCGTCCTTCGGAAATGCAGTGACAGTGGGTGCGCCGTACAGACGCCGCAGGTTCGTCTCGTTGTCGCAGAAGAGCGCCTGGGGCGGGCCGCCGTCGGGCGCGGGAGCGGCCTGGAGACGGTAGCCACCCAGCCGAGGGTGGTCGACCATGATGGAGTCCCCGTCGAGGGACAGGCCCGGCAGGTCGGTGCGCCCCGTCCAGCGCCACGTGTTCCGGAACCAGAGCGTGGGCAGGACGTGCAGGGTCGCCTCCTCGGGCCCGTGGTTCGTGGCGGAGATCGACATGTAGAGGTCGGTGGACGAGTCCTTGGCGTAGGTGACGTCAACGGACCAGTAGCGCCCGTCGTCGAAGATGCCGGTGTCCATGAGTTCGAACTCGAAGTCCCTGAGCCCGCGGCGCGCGTTCTCGTCGATGAGCCGCTGGTAGGGGAACTCCGCCTGCGGGTAGTGGTAGCGCCACTGGAGCAGAGCGTGGCTGGGCAGGCCCTCCAGGTACCACCAGTACTCTTTGGCGTCCTCGCCGTGGTTGCCCTGCGGCCCGGTGAGGCCGAACATGCGCTCCTTGAGGATGGGGTCTCGGCCGTTCCACAGCGCGAGGCCCAGGCACAGCTCGTGGCGGATGTCGGAGATCCCCGCCATGCCGTCCTCGTTCCAGCGGTAGGCCCGCGACCTCGCGTGGTCGTGCGGGAACGACGACCACGCGTTGCCGTCCGCGCTGTAGTCCTCGCGCACCGTGCCCCAGGCGCGCTCGGAGAGGTAGGGGCCCCACTCGTACCACGGGTTCGCTGCGAACAGGTCGTCCTCGGCCTTGCCGGTGGCCTCGGCCAGGCGGCGGTGCTCGGCGGTGTCGGCGCGGGTCATGAGGCCTCTTCTCCTGCGGGTGTCGGCTCGTCGACGTGGAACAGGTGCCAGCCCCAGGTCGGCAGCTCGACGTAGCGCTCGTGGTTGACGTCGTGGCCGGTGCGGTCCCAGTTGACGTAGCAGCGGTCCAAGCCCTGCTGCTGCAGCGCGAACTCTCGACCTCGATAGGCCTCGGCGACGAACAGGAAGCCCGGGGCCGTTCGGTGGGCGGCGCGCGGGTGGTTCCGCGCGCCGCCCACTGTCGGTGGTGGGCATGGTGTTAGCCGACTGGGTGCAGGGGCGTGTCGGTGGTGGCCGCGGCGACGGTGGTGCTCGCCTTGTTGAGGCGTTGGGGTAGTTTCTTCACCTCGATCGCGGCCACGATCTCCAGGGCGCCGTACAGCATCCAGGCGAACCCGATGGCCAGCACCGCGGCGATGAGGGTGATGTCCGGTCGGCTCAGCAGGTAGAGCGCGACGAGGGCCTCGACGATGCCCATCACCAGCACCACCCCCCAGTACGGCAGGTATCTGCGACTGCTGATCGCCCCGACGATGGCCGAGCTCCCGCGAAACAGCAACAGCCAGCCGATGGACAGAGCCACCACCAGCAGCGTCGGACCGGGCCACACGAACACGCCGATACCGACGAAGATCTCGACCAGGCCGATCACCACCGACCAGGTCCGTAGCGAACCATCGACCGGGATGCTGAACATCGTGAACGCGCCGCGGATGACCAGCAGCGTCCCCACGAAGACGACCAGATCGCCGACGGTCCAGGGGATGAAGAAGGTGAGGCAGCCGGCCACCAGGCTGACCACCCCGCTCACCAGCAGCACCCACCATCCCTTACTGATCGTGTCGACCTGCGCCCGGGTCCAGCTACGCAGCTCGTCGATCGGACTTGTCACCATCATCAGGTTCTCCTCCCCGCGCCGCTCAACTCGCCGGCTGCGCCGCGGCGAGCTCGTCAGCCCTCTTCTGCGCGAGGACGGCGTCGAGCACGGCGTACTCCGCCTCCTCCACCGCCGCCAGGGTGTAGTCGATCAGGTAGGACGCGTACTCGACGGCGTCCTCGGCGTCGCGCTGCGCCGCCTTGAGGTCGTGCTGTTCCTTCTTCTGCTCGACCCGCTCACGCATCCGGGCGATGTGCTCGTCCCACGCCCGACCCATGTCGGTCCACCACGCCGCCACCTCCGCCTCACGGGCGTCCAGCGCCTTACCCAGCGCCACCGCGTCCGCGTCCGACGTCGCACGCGCCGCCTGCACCTCACGCTGAAGCTCGTCACGCGCCTTGTCACCAGCGGCAACCGCACGAATCTCCAACGCCTTCGTACGAGCAGCAAGCTGACTGAGCTGATCTGACAATGCCATCTCTAATGCCTCCAAGACTGGGTTGGTTCCACCAGTCTTCAGCCAGACACGACCACCTAACATCCGACGGGCGACTGCATCACGCCCACCCCACTACCTAAGTGTGCTGTCCAGGGTCTGCTGCACCGATAGGTGACACCTGAGATGGCTTGCCCTGTGGGTGGGAAGGATGTTGCTGTGCCCAAGCCCTATTGCCGAGAGTTCCGCGATGACGTTGTGCGTGTCGCTCGTGACCGCGAGCCAGGCGTGACGGTCGAGCAGATCGCGAAGGACTTCGGCGTGCACCCGATGACGTTGTTCAAGTGGCTGCGCCAGGCCAACGTCGACGCCGCGCCCGGGACGGCCGGCAGCGAGTCGGCCGAGCTGCGGGAGGCGCGTAAGCGGATCAGGTTGTTGGAGCAGGAGAACGAGGTCCTGCGCCGGGCTGCTGCCTACTTGTCGCAGGCGCATCTGCCGGGAAAAGGCTCTACCCGCTCGTGAGCGAGTTGGCCGCTGACGGGATCCCCGTGGCGGTGACGTGCCGGGTATTGAAGATCGCTCGTCAGCCCTACTACCGGTGGCGTGCCCGCCGTGTCACCGACGCCGAACTGGTGGCGGCGTATCGGACGGACGTGTTTTTCGACGCTCACCGCAATGATCCGGAGTTCGGCTACCGGTTCCTGGCCGATGAGGCCCGCGCTGCCGGCCAGCCGATGGTCGAGCGCACCGCCTGGAAGATCTGCTCTGGCATGGGCTGGTTCAGCGCGTTCAGCAAGCGCAAGCGTCGGGGCAAGGGCGGCAAGGTCGGTCCGCCGGTGCACGACGATCTGGTGCGCCGCGACTTCACCGCCGATGGCCCGAACCGGTTGTGGCTGGCCGACATCACCGAGCACCGTACCGGTGAGGGCAAGCTCTACCTGTGCGCGATCAAGGACGTGTGGTCCCACCGGATCGTCGGCTACTCCATCGACTCACGAATGAAGTCGAGGCTGGCCGTCAACGCCCTGCACAACGCCGTAGCCCGCCGTGGTGACGTGGCCGGCTGCGTGCTGCACACCGACCGCGGCTCGCAATTTCGAAGCCGGAAATTCGTCCATGCCCTTAACCAGCACCACATGACCGGGTCGATGGGCAGGGTCGGCGCCGCCGGCGACAACGCCGCCATGGAGTCGTTCTTCGGCCTGCTGCAGAACAACGTCCTCGACCGCCGAACCTGGACGACCCGGCAGCAGTTGAGGACCGCGATCGTGACCTGGATCGAGCGGACCTACCACCGCCGCCGACGCCAACGATCCCTGTCCCGGTTGACCCCCGTCGAGTACGAGACCATCATGACCCGACCGGCCAGTCAGGCCGCGTGACTACGACTGTCACCTATCGGTGCAGCAGACCCCTCTTAGGTAGTGGGGTGGGCGTGATGCAGTCGCCCGTCGGATGTTAGGTGGTCGTGTCTGGCTGAAGACTGGTGGAACCAACCCAGTCTTGGAGGCATTAGAGATGGCATTGTCAGATCAGCTCAGTCAGCTTGCTGCTCGTACGAAGGCGTTGGAGATTCGTGCGGTTGCCGCTGGTGACAAGGCGCGTGACGAGCTTCAGCGTGAGGTGCAGGCGGCGCGTGCGACGTCGGACGCGGACGCGGTGGCGCTGGGTAAGGCGCTGGACGCCCGTGAGGCGGAGGTGGCGGCGTGGTGGACCGACATGGGTCGGGCGTGGGACGAGCACATCGCCCGGATGCGTGAGCGGGTCGAGCAGAAGAAGGAACAGCACGACCTCAAGGCGGCGCAGCGCGACGCCGAGGACGCCGTCGAGTACGCGTCCTACCTGATCGACTACACCCTGGCGGCGGTGGAGGAGGCGGAGTACGCCGTGCTCGACGCCGTCCTCGCGCAGAAGAGGGCTGACGAGCTCGCCGCGGCGCAGCCGGCGAGTTGAGCGGCGCGGGGAGGAGAACCTGATGATGGTGACAAGTCCGATCGACGAGCTGCGTAGCTGGACCCGGGCGCAGGTCGACACGATCAGTAAGGGATGGTGGGTGCTGCTGGTGAGCGGGGTGGTCAGCCTGGTGGCCGGCTGCCTCACCTTCTTCATCCCCTGGACCGTCGGCGATCTGGTCGTCTTCGTGGGGACGCTGCTGGTCATCCGCGGCGCGTTCACGATGTTCAGCATCCCGGTCGATGGTTCGCTACGGACCTGGTCGGTGGTGATCGGCCTGGTCGAGATCTTCGTCGGTATCGGCGTGTTCGTGTGGCCCGGTCCGACGCTGCTGGTGGTGGCTCTGTCCATCGGCTGGCTGTTGCTGTTTCGCGGGAGCTCGGCCATCGTCGGGGCGATCAGCAGTCGCAGATACCTGCCGTACTGGGGGGTGGTGCTGGTGATGGGCATCGTCGAGGCCCTCGTCGCGCTCTACCTGCTGAGCCGACCGGACATCACCCTCATCGCCGCGGTGCTGGCCATCGGGTTCGCCTGGATGCTGTACGGCGCCCTGGAGATCGTGGCCGCGATCGAGGTGAAGAAACTACCCCAACGCCTCAACAAGGCGAGCACCACCGTCGCCGCGGCCACCACCGACACGCCCCTGCACCCAGTCGGCTAACACCATGCCCACCACCGACAGTGGGCGGCGCGCGGAACCACCCGCGCGCCGCCCACCCGAAACACCCGGCGAGCACCATCCTGCGATCGTGGCCCAGCTCCAGGAACGAGCCGAGAGCGCTCAGCTCAGACTCTCCGACCGGATCACCGCGTTCGCCGGATCGATGCAGTTCGTCTACCTGCACGCTGCGCTGTTCGCCGCGTGGATGATCGTCTTCGAGAAGAGTCCGTGGCCGACGCTGACGCTCGCCGTCAGTCTGGAGGCGATCTTCCTGTCGACGTTCGTCATGATCGGCCAGAACCGGCAGGCCGCGTTCCAGCAGGCGAAGGCCGACAGCGACTACGCGAACGTCGACCAGCTGCTGGAGGAGAACGTCCGGCTCACCCGGCTGGTCCACCAGCTGACGGTCGAGGTCCACGAGCACGTCATCCGCGATTCGGAGTCGTGACGCCGGGACGATGGCGGGCGTCAGCGAAGCCCGCTGGGCCCCCAGGCGGGAAGACGTCCGGTGCGCCGAATGATGGCCCACGGCGTGCCGCCTGGCACGAGGCGCTAAGGCGGAAGCCGGGCACCCCGGACTGTGTCCCGTGAACACCGACATAGGTGGCCGTCGGCCCCTCCAACGAGTTGTACCGGTGAGGCGCGCCGTCGAGGCCGTGCTGGAAGGCGAGGACGCGCATGGCAGTGGACACGCAACCCCGACACGGTGTACGCGCCCCGCTGGTACTGACCGAGTACGAGGCCGGCCGTCGGAACCGGCGCCCCCTCGACGCCTTGATCCTCGGATCCATGGCGATTCTGGTGAGCCTCGCGGCCACGATCGCGCACTCCGCCCCCCGCGAGGACCAGGCGGTGGGGCAGGCGGTGGTCACCGTCCTCGGATGGGCCGAGAACGTGTGCCGTGCGGCGGTGCTCTGCGCACTCGTGCTCTCGGTGCTCCTCCTCCTGGTCATCGCCATGCGGCGGCGCTGGGCACTGCTCCGGGACGCGGCGATGGCGCTGGTCGTACTGGCCGGCACCGGCAGCGTCGTCGGGCGCATCGCCGGTGCTGACTGGCTGCCCATCGACGACGACCTGTGGTCACGATGGGGGTTCCCGGAATACCGGCTCGCGGCGGCCATCGCGATCCTGACAGTGGTCGGGCCCGAACTCGTTCGCCCTGTCCGTGCCGTTCTCGCCGGACTCGTCGTCGCTGCCGGCGTCGGCCAGCTCGCGATCGGATCAGCGCTGCCCTCCGGCGTCCTCGGCGCCGTGGCATTGGGCCTCGGCGCCGCAACGCTCGTCCGTCTCGTGTTCGGTTCCGCGGCCGGCGTCCCGCCGTCGGCGGAGGTTCGTGACTTGATGATCGAGGTCGGGGTCGAGCTCGACGACCTTCGACCGCTGGCGCGTCAGGAGATCGGGTCCGCGGTGTACGCCGGCCACGACCACAGCGGCCGTCCGGTCCGCGTCAGGATCCTCGGACGCGACGCCCAGGACACGCAGCGGCTCGCCCGGCGGTGGCACCTGTTGGCATACCGCGATCTGCGTCGCAGCGCCCCCGTGGGGCGTTTGGAGCAGGTCGAGCACGAGGCGTTGGCCACGCTCATGGCCAGCCGGGCGGGAGTGTGCGTTCCGGAGGTCGTCATCGCCGCGCTCGGAAGTGGGGGTGACGCTGGCCTGGTCACCCGACAGGCCGACCTCGATCCGCTCGAGCTGGTCCCGGGCGCCCAGGTCAACGACGAGACGCTCGTGCAGCTGTGGCGAGAGGTCGCGAGAATGCGCGGCGCAGGAATCTCGCATGGCCGGCTCAACGCGTCCCAGGTGATCGTCGATCACGAGGGTCGCCCAGTCATCGTCGGGCTTGCTGCCGCCACGATGGGCGCGCCGCAGCTGGCACTCGACATCGACGTGGCCGAGCTCCTCGTCTCCACCACCGTCCTGGTCGGCCCGGACCGCGCGCTGAAAGCGGCTGTCGGCGGTGCGGGCGTCAACGCCGTCAAGGGAGCGCTGCCCTACCTCCAACGCGCGGCGCTGACACCCCACACGCGCGAGCGCGCCAGGTCCCACGAGGTCGCACTCCGAGAACTGCGGAGTGCGGCGGCCGCAGCGGCGGGGACTGATCCAGTCGAGATCGCGCCGATGGCCAGGATCCGGCCACGCAACGTGCTGCTCACCGCCGCTGTGCTGTTCTCCGTCTACGCCCTCGTCGCGCAGCTGGCCGACTTCGGCTTTGCGGCTGTCGCCGACAACCTGCGGCATGCCCAGCCGGCGTGGGTCGTCGTCGCGCTCGTCGTCTCGACTTTCGGACTCGTTCCCGAGGCCATCTCGCTGCGCGGGACTGTGGCCACGCCACTACCGCTGCTTCCCTGCGTCGTCTTCAAGTCGGGGCTCAAGGTTGTCAGCCTCACCGTTCCCGGCCCGGCCGGCACGGTGGCGGCGACAGTGCGCTTCGTACAGCGTATGGGCGGAACCGCGACCGAGGCGGTCGCATCCGGAGCGGTCGACGACGTCGCGGAGAAGGTCGTCCAGATTCTCCTGGTCGTTCTCATGCTGCCGTTCGTGCGAGAGGGCCTCAGCCATGTCCATCTCG
The Micromonospora sp. R77 DNA segment above includes these coding regions:
- a CDS encoding IS3 family transposase (programmed frameshift) translates to MPKPYCREFRDDVVRVARDREPGVTVEQIAKDFGVHPMTLFKWLRQANVDAAPGTAGSESAELREARKRIRLLEQENEVLRRAAAYLSQAHLPKRLYPLVSELAADGIPVAVTCRVLKIARQPYYRWRARRVTDAELVAAYRTDVFFDAHRNDPEFGYRFLADEARAAGQPMVERTAWKICSGMGWFSAFSKRKRRGKGGKVGPPVHDDLVRRDFTADGPNRLWLADITEHRTGEGKLYLCAIKDVWSHRIVGYSIDSRMKSRLAVNALHNAVARRGDVAGCVLHTDRGSQFRSRKFVHALNQHHMTGSMGRVGAAGDNAAMESFFGLLQNNVLDRRTWTTRQQLRTAIVTWIERTYHRRRRQRSLSRLTPVEYETIMTRPASQAA
- a CDS encoding lysylphosphatidylglycerol synthase transmembrane domain-containing protein, with the protein product MAILVSLAATIAHSAPREDQAVGQAVVTVLGWAENVCRAAVLCALVLSVLLLLVIAMRRRWALLRDAAMALVVLAGTGSVVGRIAGADWLPIDDDLWSRWGFPEYRLAAAIAILTVVGPELVRPVRAVLAGLVVAAGVGQLAIGSALPSGVLGAVALGLGAATLVRLVFGSAAGVPPSAEVRDLMIEVGVELDDLRPLARQEIGSAVYAGHDHSGRPVRVRILGRDAQDTQRLARRWHLLAYRDLRRSAPVGRLEQVEHEALATLMASRAGVCVPEVVIAALGSGGDAGLVTRQADLDPLELVPGAQVNDETLVQLWREVARMRGAGISHGRLNASQVIVDHEGRPVIVGLAAATMGAPQLALDIDVAELLVSTTVLVGPDRALKAAVGGAGVNAVKGALPYLQRAALTPHTRERARSHEVALRELRSAAAAAAGTDPVEIAPMARIRPRNVLLTAAVLFSVYALVAQLADFGFAAVADNLRHAQPAWVVVALVVSTFGLVPEAISLRGTVATPLPLLPCVVFKSGLKVVSLTVPGPAGTVAATVRFVQRMGGTATEAVASGAVDDVAEKVVQILLVVLMLPFVREGLSHVHLDVGDPDYRLVAAIVATIVASGLVVGLVPAVRKRVVPPLREGLRIVEVVLRDRRKRLELFGGNALGELTFALGLGAVCHAYGVGLTIAELLVINIGASVLAGLIPAPGGVGVAEATLTAALIAFGVDESTAFAIAITTRLCTHYLPPLWGYPSLLWLRRQGFV
- a CDS encoding DUF1003 domain-containing protein: MAQLQERAESAQLRLSDRITAFAGSMQFVYLHAALFAAWMIVFEKSPWPTLTLAVSLEAIFLSTFVMIGQNRQAAFQQAKADSDYANVDQLLEENVRLTRLVHQLTVEVHEHVIRDSES